One region of Thiomonas intermedia genomic DNA includes:
- a CDS encoding PHA/PHB synthase family protein — protein MSPAPSPRHGTNPRSQPAAARDTLQPPPDSSLAPYDLIDRGLHALAARFSLGLSPTAMGLALADWGAHLAASPGKQAGLAALALQLQRQWLRDAADVGASLLRADDAPCADGVTPPTNDRRFASPEWRQFPYNLLAQHFLLRQQWLDAATHGVRGVSPHHEQVVAFIARQWMDMLSPGNFLGTNPEVLARTLTSGGANLAQGLRNWQDDVQRAIDKRPPAGVEQFRPGHDVAATPGKVVLRNALIELIQYAPTTRKVQAEPVLIVPAWIMKYYILDLSPSNSLVKYLVDQGHTVFMLSWKNPGPEDRDLGMDDYLRLGPLAALDAVRAIVPGQRVHAAGYCLGGTLLAIAAAALARRGDETLASISLFAAQTDFTEAGELTLFTDESQISFLEDLMGSQGYLDTTQMAGTFQMLRSSDLIWSRMMRDYLLGERAPMNDLMAWNADATRLPYRMHSDYLRKLYLRNALAEGHYPVDGHPVAVENVTAPWFVVGTETDPVAPWPSVYKIHLLADSEVTFVLTSGGHNAGIVSEPGHPHRHYRWAVHPGGRPYTDPAHWAQAAQAEDGSWWPRWSQWLIAKGSGQRLAARAPGSVDDPALGPAPGEYVLQR, from the coding sequence ATGAGTCCGGCTCCCAGCCCACGGCACGGCACGAACCCGCGTTCGCAGCCAGCCGCAGCCCGCGACACTTTGCAGCCGCCGCCCGACAGCAGTCTGGCGCCCTACGATCTGATCGACCGTGGCCTGCACGCGCTTGCGGCCAGGTTCAGCCTGGGCCTGTCTCCCACGGCCATGGGCCTGGCCCTGGCGGACTGGGGCGCCCATCTGGCTGCGTCTCCTGGAAAGCAGGCCGGTCTCGCCGCGCTGGCCCTGCAACTGCAGCGCCAGTGGCTGCGCGATGCAGCCGACGTCGGCGCCTCTTTGCTGCGCGCAGACGATGCGCCCTGCGCCGATGGCGTCACGCCGCCGACGAACGACCGGCGCTTCGCCTCGCCCGAATGGCGACAGTTTCCCTACAACCTGCTGGCGCAGCATTTTCTGCTGCGCCAGCAATGGCTCGATGCCGCCACGCACGGCGTGCGCGGGGTGTCGCCCCATCACGAGCAGGTCGTGGCCTTCATCGCCCGGCAATGGATGGACATGCTGTCGCCCGGCAACTTTCTGGGCACCAACCCCGAAGTCCTGGCACGCACCCTGACCAGCGGCGGCGCCAATCTCGCCCAGGGCCTGCGCAACTGGCAGGACGACGTGCAGCGCGCCATCGACAAGCGCCCTCCGGCTGGGGTCGAACAGTTCCGCCCCGGCCATGACGTGGCCGCAACCCCAGGCAAGGTGGTGCTGCGCAACGCCCTGATCGAACTGATCCAGTACGCCCCGACGACGCGCAAAGTGCAGGCCGAGCCCGTGCTCATCGTGCCGGCCTGGATCATGAAGTACTACATCCTCGACCTCTCGCCCAGCAACTCGCTGGTGAAGTATCTGGTCGATCAGGGCCACACGGTGTTCATGCTGTCGTGGAAAAACCCCGGCCCCGAAGATCGCGATCTGGGCATGGACGACTACCTGCGCCTCGGCCCCCTCGCCGCGCTCGATGCGGTGCGGGCCATCGTGCCGGGCCAGCGGGTGCACGCCGCAGGGTATTGCCTGGGCGGCACGCTGCTGGCCATCGCCGCGGCGGCGCTCGCCCGCCGCGGCGACGAGACGCTGGCCAGCATCAGCCTGTTTGCCGCGCAGACCGATTTCACCGAGGCCGGCGAGCTCACGCTGTTCACCGACGAGAGCCAGATCAGCTTTCTCGAAGACCTCATGGGGTCGCAGGGCTATCTCGACACCACGCAGATGGCGGGCACCTTTCAGATGCTGCGCTCGTCCGACCTGATCTGGTCTCGCATGATGCGAGACTACCTGCTGGGCGAGCGCGCGCCGATGAACGACCTCATGGCCTGGAATGCCGACGCCACCCGCTTGCCCTACCGCATGCACAGCGACTATCTGCGCAAGCTCTATCTGCGCAATGCCCTGGCCGAAGGGCATTACCCCGTGGACGGCCACCCGGTCGCCGTGGAGAACGTGACGGCCCCCTGGTTCGTCGTCGGCACCGAGACCGACCCTGTCGCGCCATGGCCCTCGGTCTACAAGATTCACCTGCTGGCCGACTCGGAAGTCACCTTCGTGCTCACGAGCGGCGGCCACAACGCGGGCATCGTGAGCGAACCCGGCCACCCGCACCGGCATTACCGCTGGGCCGTGCATCCGGGCGGGCGGCCCTACACCGACCCGGCGCACTGGGCGCAGGCCGCGCAGGCCGAAGACGGTTCGTGGTGGCCGCGCTGGTCGCAATGGCTGATCGCCAAGGGCAGCGGGCAACGGCTGGCTGCCCGCGCTCCGGGCAGCGTGGACGACCCTGCCCTGGGCCCCGCGCCTGGCGAGTATGTTCTGCAACGCTGA
- a CDS encoding bifunctional enoyl-CoA hydratase/phosphate acetyltransferase: MTDALCNRTFDDIVPGETASLQRTLTRADIDTFAVLSGDANPTHIDDEYARGTPQRQVVAHGMWSGALLSNLLGTDLPGPGTVYVEQSLSFLQPVRLGDTVTASVTAREKFAPTHQIRFDCLVVNQRGEKVAVGQALVQAPTQKIQRPRTRLPQLHLIDPGQRLLALVDRARAGCVGQHPMRVAVVHPVDAVSIQGAVDAARAGLIEPVWVGPEARIRAAAEAANIDLSAWPLFPTEHSHAAAALAVQLARSGQVGALMKGALHTDELMHAAFDAQNGLRTGRRASHVFVIDAPAADRLLFITDAAINIDPDLDTKRDIAQNAIDLAQDLGIATPRMAVLAAVETVNASMPATLHAAALCKMADRGQITGAILDGPLAFDNAISLAAAKAKGIHSPVAGQADILLTPDLESGNMLAKQLEYLGGATLAGLVIGTRVPIILTSRADGVEARLASCALAVLQRQARRTAMAPDITVAAEPSPTGAQP; this comes from the coding sequence ATGACCGACGCGCTCTGCAATCGCACTTTCGACGACATCGTTCCTGGCGAGACTGCCTCGCTGCAGCGCACCCTCACCCGCGCCGACATCGACACCTTCGCCGTCCTGTCCGGGGATGCCAATCCCACGCACATCGACGATGAGTACGCCCGCGGCACGCCGCAGCGCCAGGTCGTGGCGCATGGCATGTGGAGCGGCGCGCTGCTGTCGAATCTGCTCGGCACCGATCTGCCCGGACCGGGCACGGTCTATGTCGAGCAGTCGCTGTCGTTCCTGCAGCCGGTGAGGCTCGGCGACACGGTTACGGCCTCGGTGACCGCGCGCGAGAAATTCGCCCCGACCCATCAGATCCGGTTCGACTGTCTGGTCGTGAATCAGCGCGGCGAGAAGGTCGCGGTCGGTCAGGCCCTGGTGCAGGCGCCCACGCAGAAGATCCAGCGGCCGCGCACCCGTCTGCCGCAACTGCACCTCATCGATCCCGGCCAGCGCCTGCTGGCCCTGGTCGACCGGGCCCGCGCCGGGTGTGTCGGCCAGCATCCCATGCGCGTGGCCGTGGTTCACCCGGTGGACGCGGTCTCCATCCAGGGCGCGGTCGATGCGGCACGCGCCGGGCTGATCGAGCCCGTCTGGGTCGGACCAGAGGCGCGCATTCGCGCCGCAGCAGAAGCCGCCAACATCGATCTCTCGGCCTGGCCCCTATTTCCCACCGAGCACAGTCATGCCGCCGCCGCGCTCGCGGTGCAACTCGCCCGCAGCGGCCAGGTCGGCGCCCTGATGAAGGGCGCGCTGCACACCGACGAGCTGATGCACGCCGCCTTCGACGCGCAGAACGGCCTGCGCACCGGCCGCCGCGCCAGCCATGTCTTCGTCATCGACGCCCCCGCCGCCGACCGTCTGCTGTTCATCACCGACGCCGCCATCAATATCGACCCCGATCTCGACACCAAGCGCGACATCGCGCAGAACGCCATCGATCTGGCGCAAGACCTGGGCATCGCCACGCCGCGCATGGCCGTGCTCGCCGCCGTGGAGACGGTCAACGCCAGCATGCCCGCCACGCTGCACGCCGCCGCGCTGTGCAAGATGGCCGACCGCGGGCAGATCACCGGCGCCATCCTCGACGGGCCGCTGGCCTTCGACAACGCCATCTCCCTGGCCGCCGCGAAGGCCAAGGGCATCCACTCGCCCGTGGCCGGGCAGGCCGACATCCTGCTCACGCCCGACCTGGAGTCGGGCAATATGCTGGCCAAGCAGCTCGAATACCTCGGCGGCGCCACCCTTGCCGGGCTGGTGATCGGCACCCGCGTGCCCATCATCCTCACCAGCCGGGCCGACGGCGTGGAAGCCCGCCTGGCCTCCTGCGCGCTGGCCGTCCTGCAACGGCAGGCCCGGCGCACCGCCATGGCCCCGGACATCACCGTCGCGGCAGAGCCGTCGCCCACCGGCGCCCAGCCCTGA
- a CDS encoding acetate/propionate family kinase: MSTTPTLLCLNAGSASLKFALFDQRDCRGPTLPNALLRGEIDSHDDQATLRWTYARGGLHRSASPDPRGDLAAEIDSLLDTLILPGGFGPVAAVAHRIVHGGSAFTSAQRLTPAVRAALDALRSLAPLHQGPGLAGVDAATGRLPAVPQIACFDTAFHATQTEPSRRYAIPRHWHDRGYKRYGFHGLSYDAITHRLPPLLGARAQGAVVVAHLGGGASLCGLRGLRSVSTTMGFTALDGLMMSTRSGAIDPGLVLHWITEDGLDARQVTAMLYHDSGLKGVSGLSGDLRTLEASPAAQADEAIALFVASVVHHIGALAADLRGLDALVFTGGIGTHSARVRQAVCDALAWLGVSLDPLANAAGQACITHGDSRVPAYALPTDEEGVMALQAARLLG; this comes from the coding sequence ATGTCCACTACGCCCACCCTGCTCTGCCTCAATGCGGGCTCCGCCAGCCTGAAGTTTGCGCTGTTCGATCAGCGTGACTGCCGTGGGCCGACCCTGCCCAACGCCCTTCTGCGAGGCGAGATCGACAGCCACGATGACCAGGCCACGCTGCGCTGGACCTACGCGCGCGGCGGCCTTCACCGCAGCGCCTCGCCCGACCCGCGGGGCGATCTGGCCGCCGAGATCGACTCGCTGCTCGATACGCTCATCCTTCCCGGCGGCTTTGGCCCGGTCGCCGCGGTGGCCCACCGGATCGTGCATGGCGGCTCGGCCTTCACCTCGGCACAGCGCCTCACCCCGGCGGTGCGCGCCGCCCTCGACGCCCTGCGCAGCCTTGCGCCCCTGCATCAGGGGCCCGGCCTTGCCGGCGTGGATGCGGCCACCGGCAGGCTGCCCGCCGTGCCGCAGATCGCCTGCTTCGACACGGCCTTCCACGCGACGCAAACCGAGCCGTCCCGCCGCTACGCCATCCCCCGCCACTGGCATGACCGCGGCTACAAGCGCTACGGCTTCCATGGCCTGTCTTACGACGCCATCACCCACAGGCTGCCCCCTCTGCTCGGCGCGCGGGCGCAAGGCGCCGTGGTCGTCGCGCATCTCGGCGGCGGCGCCAGCCTGTGCGGGCTGCGCGGCCTGCGCAGCGTGTCCACCACCATGGGCTTCACCGCGCTGGACGGCCTGATGATGTCCACCCGCAGCGGCGCCATCGACCCGGGCCTGGTGCTGCACTGGATCACCGAAGACGGCCTCGATGCGCGGCAGGTCACCGCCATGCTTTATCACGACAGCGGCCTCAAGGGCGTTTCCGGGCTGAGCGGCGATCTGCGCACCCTGGAGGCCAGCCCGGCCGCGCAGGCTGACGAGGCCATCGCCCTGTTCGTCGCCAGCGTGGTGCATCACATCGGCGCGCTCGCCGCCGACCTGCGCGGTCTGGATGCCCTGGTGTTTACCGGCGGTATCGGCACCCACAGCGCCAGGGTGCGGCAGGCGGTGTGCGACGCGCTGGCCTGGCTTGGCGTCTCGCTCGACCCTCTGGCCAATGCCGCGGGCCAGGCCTGCATCACCCACGGCGACAGCCGCGTTCCGGCCTACGCCCTGCCGACCGACGAGGAAGGCGTGATGGCCCTGCAGGCCGCGCGCCTGCTGGGCTGA